One Cellulomonas sp. NS3 genomic region harbors:
- a CDS encoding PQQ-binding-like beta-propeller repeat protein has translation MHEVELVESSPGARRDDAAGARTSADRAGADDGGRPGVDHAGGDPAGGDRTAHAAGAPGRPRDGARPGTAFVRRHRVRLVAAGLVVAAALAVGTVRDARADRARAAELAVAPAVLDATGSADGAGLERWRRPALDGLVAGDGLVATAGVTGAGVGGVAAYDATTGAALWDAEVDSVGPQGELTCVLTAGAGREVAGDDGTATAGDAAGGRGAPGEGSSVACVAVPAVGKEAWGGLGRRGDVRVVVLDAATGTLVRDDPADRSDVGLTALGPDLVLTRTVPGGGVRVTREVARTGADVWTADVDARAPDARGPQPAVTRVERGLLVVDGGAVRVLDGDGDPVGTWPAGVARPDVPVALTGDDGSVPDLGLVARPAGDGVDLRAAAGTARWSAGTAADSALVVQGRVVTSDATGTLTARDAGSGGVLWSADATRWTGVRASTALGAVQTDGEHLLVPLLLADGSPVLVAVGAVDGRAAWTAPLPPDVRSVERSGRRLLGRTATEVVALGQD, from the coding sequence ATGCACGAGGTCGAGCTCGTCGAGTCGTCCCCGGGCGCCCGGCGGGACGACGCCGCGGGTGCGCGCACGAGCGCCGACCGCGCCGGTGCCGACGACGGCGGCCGCCCGGGTGTCGACCACGCCGGTGGCGACCCCGCGGGTGGCGACCGCACCGCGCACGCCGCCGGCGCGCCGGGCCGGCCGCGCGACGGCGCACGCCCGGGCACGGCGTTCGTGCGGCGTCATCGCGTCCGCCTCGTCGCCGCCGGGCTCGTCGTGGCCGCGGCGCTCGCGGTCGGGACCGTCCGGGACGCCCGCGCCGACCGTGCCCGCGCCGCGGAGCTCGCGGTCGCCCCCGCGGTGCTCGACGCGACCGGGTCCGCCGACGGAGCGGGGTTGGAGCGGTGGCGCCGTCCGGCGCTCGACGGCCTCGTCGCCGGTGACGGTCTGGTCGCCACCGCGGGCGTGACCGGGGCGGGCGTCGGAGGCGTGGCCGCCTACGACGCGACGACCGGCGCAGCGCTGTGGGACGCGGAGGTCGACTCCGTCGGCCCGCAGGGCGAGCTGACGTGCGTGCTGACGGCCGGCGCCGGCCGGGAGGTCGCGGGCGACGACGGTACGGCGACGGCCGGGGACGCGGCCGGCGGCCGGGGTGCGCCCGGCGAGGGGTCGAGCGTGGCGTGCGTCGCCGTGCCGGCGGTCGGCAAGGAGGCGTGGGGCGGCCTCGGGCGGCGGGGCGACGTGCGGGTCGTCGTGCTCGACGCCGCGACGGGCACGCTCGTGCGCGACGACCCGGCGGACCGCAGCGACGTCGGGCTGACCGCCCTCGGGCCCGACCTCGTGCTCACGCGCACCGTGCCCGGCGGTGGCGTGCGCGTGACGCGCGAGGTGGCCCGGACCGGCGCCGACGTGTGGACGGCCGACGTCGACGCCCGCGCGCCCGACGCGCGCGGGCCGCAGCCGGCCGTGACCCGCGTCGAGCGCGGGCTGCTCGTCGTCGACGGGGGAGCGGTCCGCGTGCTCGACGGGGACGGCGACCCGGTCGGCACCTGGCCGGCGGGTGTCGCCCGGCCGGACGTGCCGGTCGCGCTCACGGGGGACGACGGGTCGGTGCCGGACCTCGGGCTCGTGGCCCGGCCCGCCGGAGACGGCGTGGACCTGCGCGCGGCCGCCGGCACGGCACGGTGGTCGGCCGGGACCGCCGCCGACTCGGCGCTCGTGGTCCAGGGCCGCGTGGTCACGTCCGACGCCACCGGCACGCTGACCGCCCGCGACGCCGGCTCCGGCGGGGTCCTGTGGTCGGCGGACGCGACGAGGTGGACCGGCGTGCGCGCGTCCACCGCCCTCGGCGCCGTGCAGACCGACGGCGAGCACCTCCTCGTGCCGCTCCTGCTCGCCGACGGCTCGCCGGTGCTCGTCGCGGTCGGCGCGGTCGACGGCCGCGCAGCGTGGACCGCGCCGCTGCCGCCCGACGTCCGCTCGGTCGAGCGGTCCGGCCGCCGGCTGCTCGGGCGCACCGCCACAGAGGTCGTCGCGCTCGGTCAGGACTAG
- the recO gene encoding DNA repair protein RecO yields MSLYRDEGIVLRTHKLGEADRIVTLLTRQHGKVRAVGKGVRRTTSRFGSRLEPFMHVDLQLSSGRNLDIVTQVETLGAYGRPVCEDYALYTAGTVMLETAERLVEAEHEPALQQYWLLVGAVRSLASRDHAPGLVLDSYLLRALAIAGWAPSFTDCARCGAPGPHTSFAVAQGGAVCRACRPPGATSPAPETFELLASLLAGDWPTVEASAERHRREGNGVVAAYCQFHLERTLRSLPMVERI; encoded by the coding sequence GTGAGCCTCTACCGCGACGAGGGCATCGTCCTGCGCACCCACAAGCTGGGCGAGGCCGACCGCATCGTGACCCTGCTGACCCGCCAGCACGGCAAGGTGCGCGCGGTCGGCAAGGGCGTGCGGCGCACGACGTCGCGGTTCGGGTCGCGCCTCGAGCCGTTCATGCACGTCGACCTCCAGCTGAGTTCCGGCCGCAACCTCGACATCGTCACGCAGGTCGAGACGCTCGGGGCGTACGGCCGCCCGGTGTGCGAGGACTACGCGCTCTACACCGCCGGCACGGTCATGCTCGAGACGGCCGAGCGGCTCGTCGAGGCCGAGCACGAGCCGGCGCTGCAGCAGTACTGGCTGCTCGTGGGCGCGGTCCGCTCGCTCGCGTCGCGCGACCACGCCCCCGGCCTGGTGCTCGACTCCTACCTGCTGCGCGCGCTCGCGATCGCGGGCTGGGCGCCGAGCTTCACCGACTGCGCCCGCTGCGGTGCACCCGGCCCGCACACGTCGTTCGCCGTCGCGCAGGGCGGCGCGGTGTGCCGCGCGTGCCGCCCGCCCGGGGCCACCTCGCCCGCGCCCGAGACGTTCGAGCTGCTCGCGTCGCTCCTCGCCGGCGACTGGCCGACCGTCGAGGCCAGCGCCGAGCGGCACCGGCGCGAGGGCAACGGCGTCGTCGCCGCGTACTGCCAGTTCCACCTCGAGCGCACGCTGCGCTCGCTGCCCATGGTCGAGAGGATCTGA
- a CDS encoding DedA family protein, with protein sequence MLEQTDVAEAYGLGGKPFWLVVVLLVVIVAARSHGTYWLARGVAHGASGLGARRASHRPSRLAAARERLLSWSAGPSGRRATEALRRVGPFAVTLAYLTVGAQTAVFAAAGLARMSYPRFVLASVPGCIAWAFVWATVGLGALWGAVALAARSPWLLAVVAVALTALAVAARRRSARRRAAARTHPGAGPGDAAPTPVTADDVR encoded by the coding sequence GTGCTCGAGCAGACCGACGTCGCGGAGGCCTACGGCCTCGGCGGCAAGCCCTTCTGGCTCGTCGTCGTGCTGCTCGTCGTCATCGTGGCCGCCCGGTCGCACGGCACGTACTGGCTCGCGCGCGGCGTAGCGCACGGCGCGAGCGGGCTGGGTGCCCGGCGCGCGTCGCACCGACCGTCGCGCCTCGCCGCGGCCCGCGAGCGGCTGCTGAGCTGGAGCGCCGGCCCGTCCGGTCGCCGCGCGACCGAGGCGCTGCGTCGCGTGGGTCCGTTCGCCGTGACCCTCGCCTACCTCACGGTGGGCGCGCAGACCGCCGTCTTCGCCGCCGCGGGGCTCGCGCGGATGAGCTACCCGCGCTTCGTGCTCGCGTCGGTCCCGGGCTGCATCGCGTGGGCGTTCGTGTGGGCGACCGTCGGGCTCGGCGCCCTCTGGGGCGCGGTCGCGCTCGCCGCACGCTCGCCGTGGCTGCTCGCGGTCGTGGCCGTCGCCCTGACGGCGCTGGCGGTCGCGGCGCGGCGGCGCTCGGCCCGCCGCCGTGCCGCCGCGCGGACGCACCCGGGCGCCGGCCCCGGGGACGCGGCCCCGACGCCGGTCACGGCGGACGACGTCCGCTGA
- the leuA gene encoding 2-isopropylmalate synthase: protein MSFLNAPQQPSGMPVHRYRPFHEQIRVDLPDRTWPDRRIEKAPRWCAVDLRDGNQALIEPMNPQRKLEMFELLVHMGFKEIEVGFPSASQTDFDFVRMLIEEDRIPDDVVIQVLTQAREHLIERTYEAIAGAKQAIVHLYNSTSVLQREVVFRSDEDGIVDIAVSGARLCKKYEELVPDTEVFYEYSPESYTGTELEFAVRICNAVLDVFEPTPERKVIINLPATVEMATPNVYADSIEWMGRHLRHRENVVLSLHPHNDRGTGVAAAELGYLAGADRIEGCLFGNGERTGNVCLVTLGLNLFSQGVDPEIDLSDIDHVRRTVEHCNQLPVAERHPYGGDLVFTAFSGSHQDAIKKGLDAMAVTAERGGRGVDDLVWAVPYLPIDPKDVGRSYDAIIRVNSQSGKGGISYLMKSERDLDLPRRLQIEFSHVVQAYTDEHGSEVTADELWRIFNDEYLPVEPGGELAPWGRFALRGIRTVGGGDGPDTLSVDLADRGEVRTLEGSGNGPIAAFVAALRSIDVDVAVLDYAEHALSGGGDATAAAYVECAVDGQTLWGVGIDPSITTASLKAIVSAVNRRQR from the coding sequence ATGAGCTTCCTGAACGCCCCCCAGCAGCCCTCCGGCATGCCGGTGCACCGCTACCGCCCGTTCCACGAGCAGATCCGTGTCGACCTCCCGGACCGCACGTGGCCGGACCGCCGCATCGAGAAGGCCCCGCGCTGGTGCGCGGTCGACCTGCGCGACGGCAACCAGGCCCTGATCGAGCCGATGAACCCGCAGCGCAAGCTGGAGATGTTCGAGCTGCTCGTGCACATGGGCTTCAAGGAGATCGAGGTCGGCTTCCCGTCGGCGTCGCAGACCGACTTCGACTTCGTGCGGATGCTCATCGAGGAGGACCGCATCCCCGACGACGTCGTGATCCAGGTCCTCACGCAGGCGCGCGAGCACCTGATCGAGCGCACGTACGAGGCGATCGCCGGCGCCAAGCAGGCGATCGTGCACCTGTACAACTCGACGTCGGTGCTGCAGCGGGAGGTCGTGTTCCGCTCGGACGAGGACGGCATCGTCGACATCGCCGTCTCGGGTGCGCGCCTGTGCAAGAAGTACGAGGAGCTCGTCCCGGACACCGAGGTGTTCTACGAGTACAGCCCCGAGTCGTACACCGGCACCGAGCTCGAGTTCGCGGTGCGGATCTGCAACGCCGTGCTGGACGTGTTCGAGCCGACCCCCGAGCGCAAGGTCATCATCAACCTGCCCGCGACCGTCGAGATGGCGACCCCGAACGTCTACGCCGACTCGATCGAGTGGATGGGGCGGCACCTGCGCCACCGCGAGAATGTGGTGCTGTCGCTGCACCCGCACAACGACCGGGGCACGGGCGTCGCGGCGGCCGAGCTGGGCTACCTCGCCGGCGCCGACCGCATCGAGGGCTGCCTGTTCGGCAACGGCGAGCGCACCGGCAACGTCTGCCTGGTCACGCTCGGCCTGAACCTGTTCAGCCAGGGGGTCGACCCCGAGATCGACCTGTCGGACATCGACCACGTCCGCCGCACCGTCGAGCACTGCAACCAGCTGCCCGTCGCCGAGCGGCACCCGTACGGCGGCGACCTGGTGTTCACCGCGTTCTCCGGCTCGCACCAGGACGCGATCAAGAAGGGCCTGGACGCGATGGCGGTCACCGCCGAGCGCGGGGGCCGCGGGGTCGACGACCTCGTGTGGGCCGTCCCGTACCTGCCGATCGACCCGAAGGACGTCGGCCGCTCCTACGACGCGATCATCCGCGTGAACTCCCAGTCCGGGAAGGGCGGCATCTCCTACCTGATGAAGTCCGAGCGCGACCTGGACCTGCCGCGCCGGCTGCAGATCGAGTTCTCGCACGTCGTGCAGGCGTACACCGACGAGCACGGCTCCGAGGTCACGGCCGACGAGCTGTGGCGCATCTTCAACGACGAGTACCTGCCGGTCGAGCCCGGCGGCGAGCTCGCGCCGTGGGGCCGGTTCGCGCTGCGCGGGATCCGCACGGTCGGCGGCGGCGACGGGCCCGACACGCTGTCGGTCGACCTCGCGGACCGCGGCGAGGTCCGCACGCTCGAGGGCTCGGGCAACGGTCCGATCGCGGCGTTCGTGGCGGCGCTGCGCTCGATCGACGTCGACGTCGCGGTGCTCGACTACGCCGAGCACGCGCTCTCGGGCGGCGGCGACGCGACCGCCGCGGCGTACGTCGAGTGCGCAGTCGACGGGCAGACGCTGTGGGGCGTCGGGATCGACCCGTCGATCACGACGGCGTCCCTCAAGGCGATCGTCTCGGCCGTCAACCGCCGGCAGCGCTGA
- a CDS encoding isoprenyl transferase, which yields MPVPPPPHPSGARPPAIPLEFVPKHVAVVMDGNGRWANARGLPRTAGHAAGEASLLDVVAGAIEIGVQHVSAYAFSTENWSRSPEEVRFLMGFNRDVLRRRRDLMNSWGVRVRWAGRRPRLWRSVIKELEIAEELTRGNDTVTLTMCVNYGGRAEVADAAKAIAHEVAAGRIKPDKVDEKMVARYLDEPDLPDVDLFLRSSGEQRTSNFMIWQAAYAELVFLDEPWPDVDRRHLWRAVETYAQRDRRYGGAVDRPQAGAAGGAGGGA from the coding sequence ATGCCCGTCCCGCCGCCGCCGCACCCGAGCGGTGCCCGCCCGCCCGCGATCCCGCTCGAGTTCGTGCCGAAGCACGTGGCCGTCGTCATGGACGGCAACGGCCGGTGGGCGAACGCCCGCGGGCTGCCGCGGACGGCGGGGCACGCCGCGGGGGAGGCCTCGCTGCTCGACGTCGTGGCCGGGGCGATCGAGATCGGCGTGCAGCACGTCTCGGCGTACGCGTTCTCGACCGAGAACTGGTCGCGCTCGCCCGAGGAGGTCCGCTTCCTCATGGGCTTCAACCGCGACGTGCTGCGGCGGCGCCGTGACCTCATGAACTCCTGGGGCGTGCGCGTCCGGTGGGCCGGTCGCCGGCCGCGGCTGTGGCGCTCGGTGATCAAGGAGCTCGAGATCGCCGAGGAGCTCACGCGGGGCAACGACACCGTGACGCTGACGATGTGCGTCAACTACGGGGGCCGGGCCGAGGTCGCCGACGCCGCGAAGGCCATCGCGCACGAGGTCGCCGCCGGGCGGATCAAGCCGGACAAGGTCGACGAGAAGATGGTCGCGCGCTACCTCGACGAGCCCGACCTGCCCGACGTCGACCTGTTCCTGCGTTCGAGCGGCGAGCAGCGCACGTCCAACTTCATGATCTGGCAGGCCGCGTACGCGGAGCTCGTGTTCCTCGACGAGCCGTGGCCCGACGTCGACCGCCGGCACCTGTGGCGCGCGGTCGAGACGTACGCGCAGCGCGACCGGCGCTACGGCGGGGCGGTCGACCGTCCGCAGGCAGGCGCCGCGGGTGGGGCGGGCGGCGGGGCCTGA
- a CDS encoding metal ABC transporter ATP-binding protein — MSTPVIDARGVDVTLGGHQILRGIDLGVHPGEVVALLGANGSGKSTLVRALLGIVPVSAGEVRLFGEPPGSRGAHDRVGYVPQRLPASAGVPASAVEVVLSGMLHGRRLRPPRGAHARALAALDGVGLADRARRPVHELSGGQQQRVLIARALVRDPDLLVLDEPTSGIDVPTQQTFVDTVERLRGGGATVVVILHELGAFAPLIGRAVVLRHGRVVHDGAPPRPRDEHAGAHHDHLHAHPDPEPPVTGPSLSVEVTP, encoded by the coding sequence GTGAGCACCCCCGTGATCGACGCCCGCGGCGTCGACGTGACCCTCGGCGGGCACCAGATCCTGCGCGGCATCGACCTGGGGGTGCACCCCGGGGAGGTGGTGGCCCTGCTGGGCGCGAACGGCTCCGGGAAGTCGACCCTCGTGCGTGCGCTGCTCGGCATCGTCCCCGTGAGCGCCGGCGAGGTCCGGCTGTTCGGCGAGCCGCCGGGCTCCCGTGGTGCTCACGACCGCGTCGGCTACGTCCCGCAGCGGCTGCCCGCGAGCGCCGGCGTGCCCGCGAGCGCCGTCGAGGTCGTCCTGTCCGGGATGCTGCACGGCCGCCGGCTGCGTCCCCCGCGCGGCGCGCACGCCCGGGCCCTCGCGGCTCTCGACGGGGTCGGCCTGGCCGACCGGGCGCGACGTCCGGTGCACGAGCTCTCGGGCGGGCAGCAGCAGCGCGTCCTCATCGCCCGCGCGCTCGTGCGCGACCCGGACCTGCTGGTGCTCGACGAGCCGACCTCCGGCATCGACGTGCCGACGCAGCAGACGTTCGTCGACACGGTCGAGCGCCTGCGCGGCGGTGGCGCGACGGTCGTGGTGATCCTGCACGAGCTCGGGGCGTTCGCCCCGCTCATCGGGCGTGCGGTCGTGCTGCGGCACGGGCGCGTGGTGCACGACGGCGCGCCGCCCCGGCCCCGCGACGAGCACGCCGGCGCGCACCACGACCACCTGCACGCCCACCCGGACCCCGAGCCGCCCGTCACCGGTCCGTCGCTCTCCGTGGAGGTGACCCCGTGA
- a CDS encoding VOC family protein: MTLTPAMVTFDTLDARALSAWWAEQTGGEVRDIADGWFVMVTPGPMGGPVLGFQKVEDPTPGKNRVHLDFGGSAGREAEAERLLAAGATLVGRHEHDGYAWVVLADPDGNQFCVGDGA; encoded by the coding sequence ATGACGCTCACACCGGCGATGGTCACGTTCGACACCCTCGACGCCCGGGCGCTGAGCGCCTGGTGGGCGGAGCAGACGGGCGGTGAGGTGCGGGACATCGCCGACGGCTGGTTCGTCATGGTCACGCCCGGACCGATGGGCGGTCCGGTGCTGGGCTTCCAGAAGGTCGAGGACCCCACGCCCGGGAAGAACCGCGTGCACCTCGACTTCGGCGGGTCGGCGGGCCGGGAGGCGGAGGCGGAGCGGCTGCTCGCGGCCGGCGCGACGCTCGTCGGGCGCCACGAGCACGACGGCTACGCCTGGGTCGTCCTCGCGGACCCCGACGGCAACCAGTTCTGCGTGGGCGACGGCGCCTGA
- a CDS encoding metal ABC transporter permease: MSLWDQLVAMVSSPLMLRALLAAVVVGAAAPVVGTFLVQRRLALMGDGIGHVALTGVALGWLVGNAASVVPQDSLALPGAVVTAIAGSIAIELVRERGRTSGDLALALMFYGGIAGGVLLIKVAGGTNANLISYLFGSISTVSNADLVWTVGLAVVVLVIGLGLRAALFSVSHDEEFARASGLPVRVLNILVATIAALTVTVAMRVVGLLLVSALMIVPVAIAQLFARSFGRTMALASATGVAVSVVGLSFTYWQDYPPGATIVVLAVLVYAAAAVTRPLLRRSAPVHDPHPDVLDDLELDGAENGAGRAPESC; the protein is encoded by the coding sequence GTGAGCCTGTGGGACCAGCTCGTCGCGATGGTGTCCTCCCCGCTCATGCTGCGGGCGCTGCTGGCGGCGGTCGTCGTCGGCGCCGCTGCGCCGGTGGTCGGCACGTTCCTCGTCCAGCGTCGGCTCGCGCTCATGGGCGACGGCATCGGGCACGTCGCCCTGACCGGTGTCGCGCTCGGCTGGCTCGTCGGCAACGCGGCGTCGGTCGTGCCGCAGGACTCGCTCGCGCTGCCGGGTGCGGTCGTCACGGCCATCGCCGGGTCCATCGCGATCGAGCTCGTGCGCGAGCGCGGCCGCACGAGCGGCGACCTCGCGCTCGCGCTCATGTTCTACGGGGGCATCGCGGGCGGCGTGCTGCTGATCAAGGTCGCGGGCGGCACCAACGCCAACCTCATCAGCTACCTGTTCGGGTCGATCTCGACCGTCTCGAACGCCGACCTCGTGTGGACCGTGGGCCTCGCGGTCGTGGTGCTCGTGATCGGGCTCGGCCTGCGCGCCGCGCTGTTCTCGGTGAGCCACGACGAGGAGTTCGCGCGCGCGAGCGGGCTCCCGGTGCGCGTGCTCAACATCCTCGTCGCGACGATCGCGGCGCTGACCGTGACCGTCGCGATGCGCGTCGTCGGGCTGCTGCTCGTGAGCGCGCTGATGATCGTCCCCGTCGCGATCGCGCAGCTGTTCGCGCGGTCGTTCGGCCGCACGATGGCCCTGGCGTCGGCGACGGGGGTCGCCGTGAGCGTCGTCGGGCTCTCCTTCACGTACTGGCAGGACTACCCGCCGGGCGCGACGATCGTGGTCCTCGCCGTCCTGGTGTACGCGGCCGCGGCGGTCACCCGGCCGCTGCTGCGCCGCAGCGCCCCGGTGCACGACCCGCACCCGGACGTGCTCGACGACCTCGAGCTCGACGGCGCGGAGAACGGCGCCGGGCGCGCGCCGGAGTCGTGCTGA
- a CDS encoding PQQ-binding-like beta-propeller repeat protein: MAPHAERPSMQDVVLDEDDAPALAPAPDLRSTGAALVGWSRGHVVRACAATTALVALALTVLVGLPRWSLAHERRVLTAPVELAGAVRPLDSPPAVAWTTRGPWSPRTVLAGDTVVVYAADVDDGTAEGLDLVTGAVRWRTTLPGGPLGTLRRCLAVDPAPGEPAAVVCLTEPERSAVRTEPVAGPVVVLDALDGRVVARRDARGTVAGAVVVGRDLVLPLADESGVAVERSDARTGTPVWRTQVLDPPVTVPPQRVVLREGDGALLVATGGTSLVLEEATGRAVQVVDRGNRPRDHVGLLRDGSVLVGAYGTAGSALMIRTTVYDPGGAERFTTRGTLSEPRVSDRPEERLYAWSSLPGSPFGGRVRAVSRLTGQELWQSPGPSAGVLLELDGVAVLHGAGFEVGVDARRGEQLWRRQVTLTSSDQPFTDGTHVIVARVEPGRGTVLEALGVRDGRTAWEVLLPPGVTRVEQLGTHLVGIGPRLVVALR; the protein is encoded by the coding sequence ATGGCCCCGCACGCGGAGCGGCCGTCGATGCAGGACGTCGTCCTCGACGAGGACGACGCGCCGGCGCTCGCGCCCGCGCCGGACCTGCGCTCCACCGGGGCCGCGCTCGTCGGCTGGAGCCGGGGTCACGTGGTGCGGGCCTGCGCGGCGACGACCGCTCTGGTGGCCCTCGCGCTGACCGTGCTCGTCGGGCTCCCGCGCTGGTCGCTCGCGCACGAGCGGCGGGTCCTGACCGCACCCGTCGAGCTCGCGGGCGCGGTCCGCCCGCTCGACAGCCCGCCGGCCGTCGCCTGGACGACGCGCGGGCCGTGGTCGCCCCGCACCGTGCTCGCGGGAGACACCGTCGTGGTCTACGCGGCCGACGTGGACGACGGCACGGCCGAGGGGCTCGACCTCGTGACGGGTGCCGTGCGCTGGCGCACCACGCTCCCGGGCGGCCCCCTCGGCACGCTGCGCCGCTGCCTCGCGGTCGACCCCGCGCCCGGCGAGCCGGCAGCGGTCGTGTGCCTGACCGAGCCCGAGCGGTCCGCGGTCCGCACGGAGCCGGTCGCCGGGCCGGTCGTCGTGCTCGACGCGCTCGACGGCCGGGTCGTCGCCCGGCGTGACGCCCGCGGCACCGTCGCCGGTGCCGTCGTCGTGGGGCGCGACCTCGTGCTGCCGCTCGCGGACGAGTCGGGGGTCGCGGTCGAGCGCAGCGACGCCCGGACCGGGACCCCGGTGTGGCGCACGCAGGTGCTCGACCCGCCGGTCACGGTGCCGCCCCAGCGCGTCGTCCTGCGCGAGGGGGACGGCGCGCTGCTGGTCGCGACCGGGGGCACGTCGCTCGTGCTCGAGGAGGCCACCGGACGGGCGGTGCAGGTCGTGGACCGCGGCAACCGCCCGCGCGACCACGTGGGGCTCCTGCGCGACGGCTCCGTGCTCGTCGGCGCGTACGGCACGGCCGGCTCGGCGCTCATGATCCGCACGACCGTCTACGACCCCGGCGGCGCCGAGCGCTTCACCACGCGCGGCACGCTGAGCGAGCCCCGGGTCTCCGACCGGCCCGAGGAGCGGCTCTACGCGTGGAGCTCGCTGCCCGGCAGCCCGTTCGGCGGCCGGGTCAGGGCAGTCTCCCGGCTCACCGGGCAGGAGCTGTGGCAGTCGCCCGGGCCGTCCGCCGGCGTGCTGCTCGAGCTCGACGGCGTCGCGGTCCTGCACGGGGCGGGCTTCGAGGTGGGCGTGGACGCGCGGCGCGGCGAGCAGCTGTGGCGACGGCAGGTCACGCTCACGTCGTCGGACCAGCCGTTCACCGACGGCACGCACGTCATCGTCGCGCGCGTCGAGCCGGGGCGCGGGACGGTGCTCGAGGCGCTGGGCGTCCGGGACGGCAGGACCGCCTGGGAGGTGCTGCTGCCGCCCGGCGTGACCCGCGTCGAGCAGCTCGGGACGCACCTCGTCGGGATCGGTCCGCGGCTCGTGGTCGCGCTGCGGTGA
- a CDS encoding metal ABC transporter substrate-binding protein: MHLPRIPARPEHGRRIRGACAGVVLAAAGALALGGCATTPADDGRLSVLASFYPLQAVAAGVGGDRVSVDSLTPPGAEPHDLELSPAQVARLGAADLVVYLADFQAAVDDAVQASPPERALDAAGVVDLLDAEPEGDAAHEGETHEGEAHEGETAEEHAEHGEHDPHFWLDPSRMPALVEAVADELSELDPEGADEYAANAAALSARFTELDAAYETGLATCSSRVLVTSHAAFGYLADRYDLEQVAVAGIDPEGEPSPARLAEIGEVIRSEGVTTVFFETLVSPKVAEALAADVGATTAVLDPLEGLADDSQDYFSIAEANLDALKVALSCS, translated from the coding sequence ATGCATCTTCCTCGGATCCCGGCGCGCCCGGAGCACGGACGTCGGATCCGCGGTGCCTGCGCGGGCGTCGTGCTCGCCGCTGCCGGCGCGCTCGCCCTGGGCGGGTGCGCGACCACGCCGGCCGACGACGGACGCCTGTCCGTGCTCGCCTCGTTCTACCCGCTGCAGGCCGTCGCCGCGGGCGTGGGCGGCGACCGCGTGAGCGTCGACTCGCTGACCCCGCCGGGTGCGGAGCCGCACGACCTCGAGCTCTCCCCCGCGCAGGTCGCCCGGCTCGGGGCGGCCGACCTCGTGGTGTACCTGGCGGACTTCCAGGCCGCGGTGGACGACGCCGTCCAGGCGAGCCCGCCCGAGCGCGCGCTCGACGCGGCCGGCGTCGTCGACCTCCTCGACGCCGAGCCGGAGGGCGACGCGGCGCACGAGGGCGAGACGCACGAGGGCGAGGCACACGAGGGCGAGACCGCCGAGGAGCACGCCGAGCACGGGGAGCACGACCCGCACTTCTGGCTCGACCCCAGCCGCATGCCGGCGCTCGTCGAGGCGGTCGCCGACGAGCTCAGCGAGCTCGACCCCGAGGGCGCCGACGAGTACGCCGCGAACGCCGCCGCGCTGAGCGCGCGCTTCACCGAGCTCGACGCGGCCTACGAGACGGGGCTGGCCACGTGCAGCAGCCGCGTGCTCGTCACCTCCCACGCCGCGTTCGGCTACCTCGCGGACCGGTACGACCTCGAGCAGGTCGCGGTCGCGGGCATCGACCCCGAGGGCGAGCCGTCGCCCGCCCGCCTCGCGGAGATCGGCGAGGTCATCCGCAGCGAGGGCGTAACCACGGTGTTCTTCGAGACCCTCGTGAGCCCGAAGGTCGCGGAGGCGCTCGCCGCCGACGTCGGCGCCACGACGGCCGTGCTCGACCCGCTCGAGGGCCTCGCCGACGACTCGCAGGACTACTTCAGCATCGCCGAGGCCAACCTCGACGCGCTGAAGGTGGCATTGTCCTGCTCGTGA